Proteins from a genomic interval of Trichomycterus rosablanca isolate fTriRos1 unplaced genomic scaffold, fTriRos1.hap1 scaffold_355, whole genome shotgun sequence:
- the LOC134307865 gene encoding maternal embryonic leucine zipper kinase-like isoform X2: METADQIYMVLEFCPGGNLFDHIDNNDRLSEEETRRIFRQIVSALAYVHSQGYAHRDLKPGGLGTALIEGCGTPPYLAPEIIDDKPYLGAEADVWSLGVVLYDMLCGYLPFDGDNFEELHEQITKGHYDTPDWLSPGSVLLIKEMLQVVSEQRIKVEHLLDHEWVMKGYSSPVEWHSTCPTVQPKHQAAGV, translated from the exons ATGGAGACTGCTGACCAGATCTACATGGTGCTTGAG TTTTGTCCGGGTGGAAATCTGTTTGACCACATCGATAATAACGACAGGTTGTCGGAGGAGGAGACGCGCAGGATCTTCCGTCAGATCGTCTCGGCGCTGGCCTACGTCCACAGCCAGGGATACGCCCACCGTGACCTTAAGCCA GGTGGATTGGgtactgctctgattgagggctGTGGAACCCCTCCCTACTTGGCACCAGAAATCATTGATGATAAACCCTATCTTGGTGCagag gcagATGTTTGGAGCTTGGGTGTTGTCCTATATGACATGCTGTGTGGCTACCTCCCGTTCGATGGTGACAACTTTGAGGAGCTCCATGAACAAATCACT AAAGGACATTATGACACTCCTGACTGGCTGTCTCCTGGTTCTGTACTGCTGATTAAGGAAAtgctgcag GTGGTTTCAGAGCAGCGCATAAAGGTGGAGCATCTGCTGGATCATGAGTGGGTAATGAAGGGGTACAGCAGCCCTGTGGAATGGCACAGCACATGCCCG aCAGTCCAACCAAAGCACCAAGCAGCTGGTGTCTGA
- the LOC134307865 gene encoding maternal embryonic leucine zipper kinase-like isoform X1 — METADQIYMVLEFCPGGNLFDHIDNNDRLSEEETRRIFRQIVSALAYVHSQGYAHRDLKPENMMLDEKNNIKLIDFGLCAKPEGGLGTALIEGCGTPPYLAPEIIDDKPYLGAEADVWSLGVVLYDMLCGYLPFDGDNFEELHEQITKGHYDTPDWLSPGSVLLIKEMLQVVSEQRIKVEHLLDHEWVMKGYSSPVEWHSTCPTVQPKHQAAGV; from the exons ATGGAGACTGCTGACCAGATCTACATGGTGCTTGAG TTTTGTCCGGGTGGAAATCTGTTTGACCACATCGATAATAACGACAGGTTGTCGGAGGAGGAGACGCGCAGGATCTTCCGTCAGATCGTCTCGGCGCTGGCCTACGTCCACAGCCAGGGATACGCCCACCGTGACCTTAAGCCA GAAAAcatgatgctggatgagaagaaCAACATCAAGCTCATCGACTTTGGTCTCTGTGCCAAACCAGAG GGTGGATTGGgtactgctctgattgagggctGTGGAACCCCTCCCTACTTGGCACCAGAAATCATTGATGATAAACCCTATCTTGGTGCagag gcagATGTTTGGAGCTTGGGTGTTGTCCTATATGACATGCTGTGTGGCTACCTCCCGTTCGATGGTGACAACTTTGAGGAGCTCCATGAACAAATCACT AAAGGACATTATGACACTCCTGACTGGCTGTCTCCTGGTTCTGTACTGCTGATTAAGGAAAtgctgcag GTGGTTTCAGAGCAGCGCATAAAGGTGGAGCATCTGCTGGATCATGAGTGGGTAATGAAGGGGTACAGCAGCCCTGTGGAATGGCACAGCACATGCCCG aCAGTCCAACCAAAGCACCAAGCAGCTGGTGTCTGA